CTTCGCGCGCCTCAACGGCATCGCGGACGACCTCGCTGAGCGGCGGGTGGAGGAGATGGTGGCCGCCTTCGGGCTGGAGGAGTTCGCGGACCGCCTCTGCGGAAAGCTCTCCACCGGCCAGCGGCAGCGGGTGTCCATCGCCCGCGCGGTGGTGCACGATCCGCCCGCGCTGGTGCTGGACGAACCCACGCTGGGGCTCGACGTGCTGAGCAGCGACGCCATCTTCCGCTTCATCGCCGACGCGCGGGCCCGGGGGCGTGCCGTGCTCTTCTCCACCCACCAGATGAGCGAGGTGGAGCTGCTGGCCGACCGCGTGGGGATCATCGCCAACGGGCGGCTGGTGGAGGAGGGGACGGCCGAGGAGATCACGGAGCGCGCGGGCGAGCACAACCTGGCGCGCGCCTTCCTGCGCATCGTGCGGGAGGCCGCGTGAACTGGCGCGTCGTCCGCACCGTGCTGGCGAAGGAGCTCCGCGAGACGCTCCGCGACCGGCGCACGCTGTTCATGATGATCGTCATCCCCACCCTGCTCTACCCCGCCCTGCTGGTGGTGATGGAGCAGCTGACGCTCTTCGGCCAGCGGCGCCTGAGCGAGCGCCCTGCAGCCGTCGCCGTCGCCGGGGCGGACGCGGAATTCTCCGCCTTCTTCCGACGTGACTCCACCCTCCGCATCCTCCCCGCCGACAGCGCGACGACGAGGGCGATCCGCGCCGGCCACGCCGACGCCGCCGTCGTCCTGGCCCCCGCGCCTGCGGACACGGCGGGAACGCGGGACGTGCGCGTGCTCTTCGACGCGTCGGACGACCGCTCGCAGCGCGCGCACGAGCTGGTGGGGAAGAAGCTGGGGGAGTGGAACGACTCGCTGCTGGCGCGCCGCCTGGCCGGGCGCGGGCTGCCGCCGGCGTTCGCCCGGCCCATCGCCGTCGCCGACTCGTCCGTCGCGACGGCGGAGGAGACGGGGGCGTACGCGCTGGGCCGCTTCCTGCCGGTGATCCTGATCCTGATGACGCTGCTGGGCGCCTTCTACCCCGCGATCGACCTGGCCGCGGGGGAAAAGGAGCGGGGGACGCTGGAAACGCTGCTGACCGCGCCCGTTCCCGCGCGCGAGATCGTGGCGGGGAAGTTCGCGGCGGTGACGGTGATCGGGATGGCGGCGGCGAGCGCCAACCTGCTCAGCATGCTGCTGACCTTCCAGAGCGGGATCTTCAAGTTCGCCCGGGCCGCGCACGTGAAGTTCACGCTGCCGTGGAGCACCGCCGCGCTGGTGCTCGTCGGACTCGTTCCCCTCGCGGTGCTCTTCTCCGCGCTCTTCCTGGGGATCGCGGTGCGCTCGCAGAGCTTCAAGGAGGCGCAGAACGCGCTCACCCCCGTGCAGCTCGCCAGCACGCTGCCGATCCTGGTGATCTCGCTCCCGGGGATCGACTTCAACGCCGCCCTCGCCGCCGTTCCCGTGGTGGGGATCGCGATGATGTTCCGCGAATTGATGGCGGGGACGGCCACGCTGGTCCCCTCCCTCGTCGCGTTCGGGACGACGGTGCTGTACGCGGGGCTGGCGCTGCACTTCGCCGCGCGGGCGTTCGGGCGCGAGGACGTGCTCTTCGGCGGCGGCGCGGGCGCGGCGGCGAAGACCGGCTGGCGCGAGCGGCTGGCCGCGGTGCGCACGGGCGCGCGCCGGGTGCCGCTCCCCGCGGAGTCGCTGGCGTTCGTCGCGGCCATCGCGCTGCTGTACTTCCACGCGGGAACGGCGCTGCAGGCGCGCTTCGGCGAGCGCGGACTGCTGTACAGCGAGTGGGGATTGCTCCTCCTCCCCGCCCTGCTCTTCCTCGCGCTCGGCCCGTTCGACGCGCGGCGGACGCTGGCGCTGCGGGCGCCGTCGGCGCGGGGGATGGCGGGCGCGCTGCTCGTCGCGCTGGGCGGGATCCCGCTGGGC
The nucleotide sequence above comes from Longimicrobium sp.. Encoded proteins:
- a CDS encoding ABC transporter ATP-binding protein, with translation FARLNGIADDLAERRVEEMVAAFGLEEFADRLCGKLSTGQRQRVSIARAVVHDPPALVLDEPTLGLDVLSSDAIFRFIADARARGRAVLFSTHQMSEVELLADRVGIIANGRLVEEGTAEEITERAGEHNLARAFLRIVREAA
- a CDS encoding ABC transporter permease subunit/CPBP intramembrane protease; translated protein: MNWRVVRTVLAKELRETLRDRRTLFMMIVIPTLLYPALLVVMEQLTLFGQRRLSERPAAVAVAGADAEFSAFFRRDSTLRILPADSATTRAIRAGHADAAVVLAPAPADTAGTRDVRVLFDASDDRSQRAHELVGKKLGEWNDSLLARRLAGRGLPPAFARPIAVADSSVATAEETGAYALGRFLPVILILMTLLGAFYPAIDLAAGEKERGTLETLLTAPVPAREIVAGKFAAVTVIGMAAASANLLSMLLTFQSGIFKFARAAHVKFTLPWSTAALVLVGLVPLAVLFSALFLGIAVRSQSFKEAQNALTPVQLASTLPILVISLPGIDFNAALAAVPVVGIAMMFRELMAGTATLVPSLVAFGTTVLYAGLALHFAARAFGREDVLFGGGAGAAAKTGWRERLAAVRTGARRVPLPAESLAFVAAIALLYFHAGTALQARFGERGLLYSEWGLLLLPALLFLALGPFDARRTLALRAPSARGMAGALLVALGGIPLGWALGWVQLQWLDVPKELFGAMQKLTTATDLPRFLWLLLLVAVTPAVCEEAVFRGVLFQGVAREERMWRTVGLTALIFGAFHLSGETAIRFLPTAWIGVLMGIAVWRTRSIFASMGMHFINNGLAVVIVSRPDVRGAVMNGATGEPNWWLVALAPLALAAGLWLLPRRTRAAGDAAAPSPE